One Salmo trutta chromosome 24, fSalTru1.1, whole genome shotgun sequence genomic region harbors:
- the LOC115160767 gene encoding transcription factor Sp3 isoform X6, which yields MTAPEQPVKQEEMAALDVDSSQSEFLQQDCGTGDQTTDLTSIQLTGNPDRWEVLTPTTTRKEEPGVVHIQSQGIVTSNGQYVLPLQNLQSQPIFVTSGSDTSANTVPNIQYIQTADGQQLSFSTSSEEGATLSQDATGQIQILPDGTQTISVTGAGDILTNNQNLISQTGHVQQIQGVSIGSSTFNNQGQVVTNVPMGLPGNITFVPISSVDLDSLGLSGAQTIATGVTSDGQLIMTSQPVDSSESLEKTGDQLSQTLSVNDSNANADMYVPTSSTQLPEAMDETGVLTQAPEQTDPSGLQEGYIQQNQVQNIQVSSGQSIIQLQQVPVQTSDGQVVQAAGGQTMQNVQLINPGTFIIQAQTVTASGQIQWQTFQVQGVQNLQNLQLPTNPAQQITLAPLQTLSLGQGEAQQIPNLQTVTVNSLVQAGIQYQQAEDTNSPGDVQIKEEPDSEDWQLGSDSTLNTSDLSHLRVRLEDEEDQLGEGGKRLRRVACTCPNCKEAGGRGSNMGKKKQHICHIPGCGKVYGKTSHLRAHLRWHSGERPFVCSWMYCGKRFTRSDELQRHRRTHTGEKKFVCPECSKRFMRSDHLAKHIKTHKNKKGVMNSVSNAVVASMESAGSSDSIITAGGTTLILTNIQQGSGNSQDILANAEIPLQLVTVAAGEVLEMAESQ from the exons ATGACTG CCCCAGAACAGCCAGTGAAACAAGAGGAAATGGCTGCCTTGGACGTGGACAGCAGTCAAAGCGAGTTTCTGCAGCAAGACTGTGGCACAGGAGATCAG ACGACAGACCTAACATCCATCCAGTTAACAGGGAACCCAGATAGATGGGAGGTTTTGACCCCCACAACAACACGGAAGGAGGAACCTGGCGTGGTCCACATCCAGAGTCAGGGGATCGTGACATCAAACGGACAGTATGTTCTTCCTCTCCAGAACCTTCAGAGCCAACCGATCTTTGTGACATCAGGAAGCGACACCTCCGCCAACACAGTGCCTAACATTCAGTACATTCAGACAGCTGATGGACAGCAACTGAGCTTCTCCACCTCCAGTGAGGAGGGGGCCACTCTGAGCCAAGATGCCACAGGGCAGATCCAGATCTTGCCTGACGGAACTCAGACTATAAGTGTGACTGGGGCTGGAGACATCCTTACTAATAACCAGAACCTCATATCACAGACTGGTCATGTCCAGCAGATCCAGGGTGTTTCTATCGGCAGCTCCACCTTTAACAACCAGGGTCAGGTTGTCACTAATGTGCCTATGGGGTTGCCAGGGAACATCACCTTTGTCCCCATTAGCAGTGTGGACTTGGACTCCCTGGGCCTCTCTGGTGCTCAGACTATAGCAACAGGGGTCACTTCTGATGGCCAGCTCATCATGACCAGTCAGCCTGTAGACAGCTCTGAGAGTTTGGAGAAGACAGGTGACCAGCTCTCGCAAACACTGTCTGTAAATGACTCGAATGCTAATGCAGACATGTATGTGCCAACGTCCTCCACCCAGCTGCCTGAGGCCATGGATGAGACGGGTGTTCTAACCCAAGCCCCAGAGCAGACAGACCCCTCTGGTCTCCAGGAGGGCTACATTCAGCAGAACCAGGTCCAGAACATCCAGGTGTCCTCAGGCCAGTCCATCATTCAGCTGCAACAGGTGCCGGTCCAGACCAGTGATGGTCAGGTGGTGCAGGCAGCAGGGGGACAGACCATGCAGAACGTTCAGCTCATCAACCCAGGGACCTTCATCATCCAGGCCCAGACCGTCACGGCCTCAGGGCAGATCCAGTGGCAGACCTTTCAGGTGCAGGGGGTCCAGAACCTCCAGAACCTCCAGCTGCCCACCAACCCAGCCCAGCAGATCACACTGGCCCCATTGCAAACCTTGTCTCTGGGCCAGGGAGAAGCGCAACAGATCCCCAACCTGCAGACTGTGACTGTCAACTCTTTGGTCCAGGCAGGCATTCAGTACCAGCAGGCAGAGGACACCAACAGCCCTGGAG ACGTCCAGATAAAGGAGGAGCCGGACTCAGAGGACTGGCAGCTGGGCAGTGACTCCACTCTGAACACCAGTGACCTTTCCCACCTGCGGGTCAGGCTAGAGGACGAGGAGGACCAGCTCGGCGAGGGGGGCAAGCGGCTACGCAGGGTGGCCTGCACCTGCCCCAATTGCAAAGAGGCTGGGGGGAG AGGATCCAACATGGGGAAGAAGAAGCAACACATCTGTCACATTCCGGGCTGTGGGAAGGTGTATGGGAAGACGTCGCACCTGCGAGCGCACCTGCGCTGGCATTCTGGGGAGCGGCCCTTCGTCTGCAGCTGGATGTACTGTGGGAAGAGGTTCACACGCAGCGACGAACTGCAGAGACACAGAAGGACACATACAG gggAGAAGAAGTTTGTCTGCCCAGAATGTTCCAAGCGCTTCATGCGGAGCGACCACCTGGCCAAGCACATTAAAACTCACAAGAACAAGAAAGGAGTCATGAACTCTGTGAGCAACGCGGTGGTGGCCTCCATGGAGTCCGCGGGCTCGTCAGACAGCATCATCACGGCGGGCGGCACCACCCTCATCCTCACCAACATCCAGCAGGGCTCCGGTAACTCCCAGGACATCCTGGCCAATGCTGAAATCCCACTACAACTGGTCACTGTAGCAGCCGGAGAAGTCCTAGAGATGGCCGAGTCACAGTGA
- the LOC115160767 gene encoding transcription factor Sp3 isoform X2, with protein MTAPEQPVKQEEMAALDVDSSQSEFLQQDCGTGDQSSSLALLAATCSKIESASSDGGNGAAAVVTTDLTSIQLTGNPDRWEVLTPTTTRKEEPGVVHIQSQGIVTSNGQYVLPLQNLQSQPIFVTSGSDTSANTVPNIQYIQTADGQQLSFSTSSEEGATLSQDATGQIQILPDGTQTISVTGAGDILTNNQNLISQTGHVQQIQGVSIGSSTFNNQGQVVTNVPMGLPGNITFVPISSVDLDSLGLSGAQTIATGVTSDGQLIMTSQPVDSSESLEKTGDQLSQTLSVNDSNANADMYVPTSSTQLPEAMDETGVLTQAPEQTDPSGLQEGYIQQNQVQNIQVSSGQSIIQLQQVPVQTSDGQVVQAAGGQTMQNVQLINPGTFIIQAQTVTASGQIQWQTFQVQGVQNLQNLQLPTNPAQQITLAPLQTLSLGQGEAQQIPNLQTVTVNSLVQAGIQYQQAEDTNSPGDVQIKEEPDSEDWQLGSDSTLNTSDLSHLRVRLEDEEDQLGEGGKRLRRVACTCPNCKEAGGRGSNMGKKKQHICHIPGCGKVYGKTSHLRAHLRWHSGERPFVCSWMYCGKRFTRSDELQRHRRTHTGEKKFVCPECSKRFMRSDHLAKHIKTHKNKKGVMNSVSNAVVASMESAGSSDSIITAGGTTLILTNIQQGSGNSQDILANAEIPLQLVTVAAGEVLEMAESQ; from the exons ATGACTG CCCCAGAACAGCCAGTGAAACAAGAGGAAATGGCTGCCTTGGACGTGGACAGCAGTCAAAGCGAGTTTCTGCAGCAAGACTGTGGCACAGGAGATCAG TCGTCATCGCTCGCTCTGCTGGCAGCTACCTGCAGCAAGATCGAGTCGGCATCATCAGATGGGGGTAACGGTGCTGCCGCTGTAGTG ACGACAGACCTAACATCCATCCAGTTAACAGGGAACCCAGATAGATGGGAGGTTTTGACCCCCACAACAACACGGAAGGAGGAACCTGGCGTGGTCCACATCCAGAGTCAGGGGATCGTGACATCAAACGGACAGTATGTTCTTCCTCTCCAGAACCTTCAGAGCCAACCGATCTTTGTGACATCAGGAAGCGACACCTCCGCCAACACAGTGCCTAACATTCAGTACATTCAGACAGCTGATGGACAGCAACTGAGCTTCTCCACCTCCAGTGAGGAGGGGGCCACTCTGAGCCAAGATGCCACAGGGCAGATCCAGATCTTGCCTGACGGAACTCAGACTATAAGTGTGACTGGGGCTGGAGACATCCTTACTAATAACCAGAACCTCATATCACAGACTGGTCATGTCCAGCAGATCCAGGGTGTTTCTATCGGCAGCTCCACCTTTAACAACCAGGGTCAGGTTGTCACTAATGTGCCTATGGGGTTGCCAGGGAACATCACCTTTGTCCCCATTAGCAGTGTGGACTTGGACTCCCTGGGCCTCTCTGGTGCTCAGACTATAGCAACAGGGGTCACTTCTGATGGCCAGCTCATCATGACCAGTCAGCCTGTAGACAGCTCTGAGAGTTTGGAGAAGACAGGTGACCAGCTCTCGCAAACACTGTCTGTAAATGACTCGAATGCTAATGCAGACATGTATGTGCCAACGTCCTCCACCCAGCTGCCTGAGGCCATGGATGAGACGGGTGTTCTAACCCAAGCCCCAGAGCAGACAGACCCCTCTGGTCTCCAGGAGGGCTACATTCAGCAGAACCAGGTCCAGAACATCCAGGTGTCCTCAGGCCAGTCCATCATTCAGCTGCAACAGGTGCCGGTCCAGACCAGTGATGGTCAGGTGGTGCAGGCAGCAGGGGGACAGACCATGCAGAACGTTCAGCTCATCAACCCAGGGACCTTCATCATCCAGGCCCAGACCGTCACGGCCTCAGGGCAGATCCAGTGGCAGACCTTTCAGGTGCAGGGGGTCCAGAACCTCCAGAACCTCCAGCTGCCCACCAACCCAGCCCAGCAGATCACACTGGCCCCATTGCAAACCTTGTCTCTGGGCCAGGGAGAAGCGCAACAGATCCCCAACCTGCAGACTGTGACTGTCAACTCTTTGGTCCAGGCAGGCATTCAGTACCAGCAGGCAGAGGACACCAACAGCCCTGGAG ACGTCCAGATAAAGGAGGAGCCGGACTCAGAGGACTGGCAGCTGGGCAGTGACTCCACTCTGAACACCAGTGACCTTTCCCACCTGCGGGTCAGGCTAGAGGACGAGGAGGACCAGCTCGGCGAGGGGGGCAAGCGGCTACGCAGGGTGGCCTGCACCTGCCCCAATTGCAAAGAGGCTGGGGGGAG AGGATCCAACATGGGGAAGAAGAAGCAACACATCTGTCACATTCCGGGCTGTGGGAAGGTGTATGGGAAGACGTCGCACCTGCGAGCGCACCTGCGCTGGCATTCTGGGGAGCGGCCCTTCGTCTGCAGCTGGATGTACTGTGGGAAGAGGTTCACACGCAGCGACGAACTGCAGAGACACAGAAGGACACATACAG gggAGAAGAAGTTTGTCTGCCCAGAATGTTCCAAGCGCTTCATGCGGAGCGACCACCTGGCCAAGCACATTAAAACTCACAAGAACAAGAAAGGAGTCATGAACTCTGTGAGCAACGCGGTGGTGGCCTCCATGGAGTCCGCGGGCTCGTCAGACAGCATCATCACGGCGGGCGGCACCACCCTCATCCTCACCAACATCCAGCAGGGCTCCGGTAACTCCCAGGACATCCTGGCCAATGCTGAAATCCCACTACAACTGGTCACTGTAGCAGCCGGAGAAGTCCTAGAGATGGCCGAGTCACAGTGA